The nucleotide sequence ATGAATTAGCGCCGCGTCCGCATAATTCAGGCCACTACACGATGGATGCATGTGAAACATCACAATTTCAGCAGCATGTTCGCGCAGTTTGCGGCTTGCCGCTTGGACATACTGATTTGTTAAAGCCAGTCGTAATGGCTAATATTCTTGGTGAACATATGGAGAAGACACTTGCTAGCTTAGGTGAATTTCATGATTGTAAGCTTCATCTCTATGGCAAGGACGAAGCGAAGGAAAAACGGAAAATGGGTCATTTAAATGTACTAGCTGACAGTGTAGAAGCTGCGCTTGACCGAATTCAGACAATTGGGATTTGGGGATAAACGTCGAAAAAGCTTGCATTTCGGCAGAATGCTCACGTAAGGTTATTTTGTGACAATCTGTCATAAATCGTATTGAATGGGGGAAAAGGCATGATCGAACGTTATACACGTCCAGAGATGGGTGCGATCTGGACAGAAGAAAATCGTTTTAAAGCATGGCTTGAGGTTGAGATTTTAGCATGTGAAGCATGGGCAGAGCTAGGGGATATTCCGAAAGAGGATGTGCAAAAAATCCGTGAAAATGCATCATTTGATGTGGCGCGTATTCATGAAATCGAAGCGCAAACTCGCCATGACGTAGTCGCTTTCACACGTGCAGTATCTGAAACGCTTGGCGATGAGCGTAAGTGGGTCCACTATGGTTTAACGTCAACTGATGTTGTTGATACGGCTCTTTCTTATCTATTGAAACAGGCAAATGACATCCTTCGTAAAGACCTCGAGAACTTCCTGCAGATTATTAAGGAGAAGGCTCAGGAACACAAATATACGGTTATGATGGGGCGTACGCATGGGGTTCATGCTGAGCCAACGACATTTGGCTTGAAGCTAGGGCTTTGGTATGAAGAAATGAAACGCAACCTAGAGCGCTTCAACCACGCGGCATCTGGTATTGAGTTCGGAAAGCTTTCAGGCGCTGTTGGTACGTATGCAAACATCAATCCGTTCGTTGAAAAATATGTTTGTGAAAACCTTGACCTAAAACCAGCACCGATCTCCACACAAACATTACAGCGTGACCGTCATGCTGAATATATGTCAGCACTTGCATTAGTTGCGACTTCGATTGAGAAATTTGCTGTCGAAATTCGCGGTCTGCAAAAGAGTGAAACACGCGAAGTAGAAGAATTCTTTGCAAAAGGTCAAAAAGGTTCTTCAGCAATGCCGCACAAACGTAATCCAGTTGGTTCTGAGAATATGACAGGAATAGCTCGTGTCATCCGCGGTCATATGGTAACAGCCT is from Bacillus tianshenii and encodes:
- the purB gene encoding adenylosuccinate lyase, which codes for MIERYTRPEMGAIWTEENRFKAWLEVEILACEAWAELGDIPKEDVQKIRENASFDVARIHEIEAQTRHDVVAFTRAVSETLGDERKWVHYGLTSTDVVDTALSYLLKQANDILRKDLENFLQIIKEKAQEHKYTVMMGRTHGVHAEPTTFGLKLGLWYEEMKRNLERFNHAASGIEFGKLSGAVGTYANINPFVEKYVCENLDLKPAPISTQTLQRDRHAEYMSALALVATSIEKFAVEIRGLQKSETREVEEFFAKGQKGSSAMPHKRNPVGSENMTGIARVIRGHMVTAYENVPLWHERDISHSSAERIILPDATIALNYMLNRFGNIVKNLTVFPENMKRNMDRTFGLIYSQRVLLALIDKGMAREEAYDLVQPKAMEAWEKQVQFRDLVEAEEQITSRLSEAEINDCFDYNYHLKNVDMIFERLGLN